Within Pseudomonas alloputida, the genomic segment GTCCACGGCTGGGGCGGCAGCCAGCAACGTGACCTGGCCCGCGCCCGGCATATCACCGGACTGGGATGCGTGTGCATGACCTTCGACCTGCGCGGTCACGAAAAAACTGAAAGCCAGCGCCTCACGGTCACCCGTGAACAAAACCTGCAGGACTTGCTGGTGGCTTACGATCGACTGGTCAGCCACCCGGCAGTCGACAGCAGCGCCATCGCCATTATCGGCAGCAGCTATGGCGGTTACCTGGCGACTCTGCTGACCCGCGAACGGCCGGTCAGGTGGCTGGCCCTGCGGGTACCTGCCATGTACTGGGATGACGAATGGGGCAGCCCGAAGCAAACCCTTGACCGTCAACGCCTGAATGCCTATCGCCAGCGCCCCCTGGGCCCGACCGACAACCGCGCGCTGGCCGCGTGCGCCGAATTCGGCGGGGATGTATTGCTGGTGGAGTCCGAGCAGGATGACTACGTGCCGCACAGTACCTTGATGAACTACCGCTCGGCGTTCGTCAACGCCCACTCGCTCACCCATCGCATCGTCGACGGCGCCGACCACGCGCTGTCCAGCGAACAGAGCCAGAAAGCGTATAGCTCGCTCCTGGCGGCATGGATCAGCGAAATGGTCATCGGTGCCCGCCTGGATCGCTACCCGCACTACGCACCTTGGTATGCCTGAGGACCGCCCATCTGGCAATGCAGCACGCCATCGTCCCCGCGCACCAGGCTGCGCAGGGCCTGGTAGGCGGCGAAGTTGACACCGCGTGCCTGATGCTGGCCCAGCAGGTCAAGAAACGATTCCTCGACGAAGTGCACGGCCGCCGCAGCCCAGGCCTGGCGTGACTGCCATTGCAGGTACTGCAACACCCGGCAGCCATCGTCGCTGGCCTGGATGCTCACACCCTGCAGCCCTTCGCAACGAGCAGCCAATGCTTCACTACGCTCCACCAGGGCCTGAGCCAATGCTTGCTGGTACATACTGGGTACTTCGTATTCGATCATCTGGGTGAACCACAAGGCATGAGGTGTTGCCAACATCGACAGTCTCCTGGCTACGTACGCATGCAGCGCGATGCCGAGCAGGGTAAGACCTCAAGTAAAGTCAAGGTCAAGTGGTTTCTACAGACCCTGGCCGGATACCGCAAACCGCCGCCGATAGTCACTCGGAGTAAGGCCGATGACACGCTGGAACACCTTGCGAAACGCGCCCGGATCCTGGTAACCGACACCCCACGCGATCTGTTCGACGGTGCGCCGGGTAAACTCCAGCAAGCGGCACGCCCGCCCCACCCTCACCTGCTGGCAATACTCGGTCGGGCGCAGCCCGGTAGCGGCACGAAAGCGCCGCAAGAAAGTGCGCGCCTCCAGCCCCGCGCAGGCCGCCATCGTGGCCAGGTCGGCATCCTGCCCGCCATTGCCCTGCAACCAGTGCTGCACCTTCAACACGGCCTCGTCGCCGTGGTCCAGGCGCGGGTTGAACACAGCGCCGGGCAGCGGCGCCGCGACCGGATCGACGGCCAGATAGCGAGCGGTCTCCTGAGCCACCGTCGTCCCCAAAAAGCGCTCCAGCAGGCGCAAGCCGAGGTCCGTCCAGGCCATCAACCCTGCCGAGGTCACGATGTCGCCGTCATCCAGCAACGGCTGCTGAGCCTCTACCCGCACCCTGGGGAAGCGCTGGGCAAGCGCATGCACATAATTCCAGTGCGTGCAGGCCGGGCGCCCGTCGAGCAAACCGCTGGCGGCAATGAAAAATACACCGATGCATACCGACGCCAGCACCGTACCACGCCCGTGCAGCAGGCACAGCGGCGCGCGATGACGTTCGAGCAACTCGGCTTGCGGAGCTGACTCCAGGCTTGGCGGTATGATCAGGACCCGCAGGCCTGGTACGGTGACAGCTGAGTTATCCGACGCAGGCAACAACTGCCCTGTCTCGTCTGCCTGCCAGCAACTGACGCGAATGTGCGGCAGCTCGACGGCCCCCAGTTCGGCCGCCACCCGGTTGGCCACCAGGAACAGGTCGGCCAGGCCATGCACAGCGGCGCGCTGCACGCCGGGGTACAACAGCAAGCCGATATCCAGGTTAGCGCCGGTGTCAGTTTTTGCCCGCATAGTGTCGTTCGCGCCAATCCTCAGGTGAGTGAACACAGCCTATAACTAACGTCTCTCGACGACTACTGCCACAGGAGGCAGCATGAGCAAGCAGGCACTGATCATCATCGACATCCAGAACGACTACTTCCCCGGCGGCAAGTGGCCCCTCGATGGCGTCGACCAGGCAGCCGACAACGCCGCCCGCCTGCTGGCAGCAGCACGCCAGCGCGGCGACCTGGTGGTGCATGTGCGGCATGAGTTCGACACTGCCGATGCCCCCTTCTTTGCCCCCGGTTCGCAGGGTGCGGCCATCCACGCCAAGGTCGAGCCATTGCCGGGCGAGCCGGTGGTGCTCAAGCACAAGGTCAACGCCTTTCTCGGTACCGATCTTGAGCACACGCTGGACCGGCATGGCGTCGAGGCGCTGACCATCGTCGGCAGCATGAGCCACATGTGCATTGACGCCGCCACCCGGGCTGCAGCCGATCTGGGCTATCAAGTGACTGTGGCGCACGATGCCTGCGCGACCCTGCCACTGGCGTTCGACGGCAAGCAGGTGCCGGCGGCTCATGTGCATGATTCGGCGATGGCGGCGTTGGCGTTTGCCTATGCCAATGTGGTGAAGACCGACGAGCTGCTGAAAAGCTGATCGGCTTGAGACCTTTGGGGCTGCACAGCAGCCCCAAAGTCTGCAGGCTCAAATCGCCACATTGCGCACAAACCGAACAGCCACCACGCCATCGTTACGGTAGGCATACCGGCAGTTACTGGGGAACACATGGAACTGCCCCACCTGCAAGCGATGCTCGACCTCTTCGATGATCAGCGTCAGCTGCCCATCGATCACATAAATCTGCTCGCTCCAGCCTTCGGCGTCGGCCTCACTGTGATAGCACTCCCCCGGTGCCAGGGTCCATTCCCAAAGTTCCACCTCGCGCCTTGCCGGGCTGGTGCCCAGCAACACCGCTCGGCTCTGCGGGTGTTCGCCAGCCCACGCCAGCTCTTCAATGCGCCCGGGGTCGCGCAGGTCTGGCGCCTGGATCAGGGTGCTGAAAGCCACGCCCAAGGCTTCGGCAATCAGGTCCAATGTGGTCAGGCTGACATTCTTCTCGCCCGCCTCGATCGCGACCAGCATGCGCCGGCTGACCCCTGAACGCTCGGCCAGCGCCGCCTGACTCAAGCCGGCGGCGTTGCGCAGACTGCGCACATTGAGGCTGACATGTTGCAGCACCGATGCCCGGTGCGAAGAATCCTTGTGCACTATATTGCTCACTGGTCAAGATTGCGCAGTATACTGCCCACTTTTGCGGCGATTGTGCGCCGCCCTTTCCGAGTGTGCAAGACCATGAACCAGCCCAGCAGCAAGCCTACCCCTGCCGTCACCTTCCGCCTGAGCAAGGCCGAACTGGTGCTGGTATTCATCACCATGTTGTGGGGCGGCACTTTCCTGTTGGTGCATAACGTGATGACCGTCAGCGGCCCGATGTTCTTCGTCGGCCTGCGTTTTGCGGCAGCCGCGCTGTTCGTTGGTGTGGTCTCGGCGCGAGCGCTGCCCGGCCTGACCTTCACCGAACTGAAGGCCGGCATGCTGATCGGCGTGTCGATCATGCTCGGCTATGGCCTGCAGACCATGGGCCTGCAAACCATCAGCAGCAGCCAGTCAGCGTTCATCACTGCGCTGTACGTCCCGTTCGTGCCGCTGCTGCAGTGGCTGGTGCTGGGGCGGCGGCCTGGCCTGATGCCCAGCATGGGTATCTGCCTGGCATTCATCGGCCTGATGCTGCTGGCCGGGCCGGAAGGCGGCAGCCTGCGTTTCAGCGAGGGCGAACTGGTCACCCTGATCAGCGCCGTGGCCATCGCCGGTGAAATCATTCTGATCAGCCGCTACGCCGGTCAGGTCGATGTGCGCCGGGTTACTGTGGTGCAACTGGCGACTGCATCGCTGCTGGCGTTCCTGATGATCGTGCCGACCCAGGAGCGCATCCCCGACTTCTCCTGGCTGTTGCTGGCCAGTGCAGTGGGCCTGGGCGCAATGAGTGCAGTGATCCAGGTGGCAATGAACTGGGCACAGAAGTCGGTCTCGCCTACCCGCGCCACACTCATTTATGCCGGTGAACCGGTGTGGGCCGGCATCGTCGGGCGTCTGGCTGGCGAGCGCCTGCCTGGCGTGGCGCTGCTCGGCGGCCTGCTGATCGTGGTCGCCGTGGTGGTCAGTGAACTCAAGGTGCGGCGCCCTCGCGAAACTGTCGAAACACGCGATGTGCAGAACCCGGGCGAACGCCAGGCGGGGCTGTAAAACGGTCAACAGCGGCTATTCTTTGTAAAAAACTGTTATAAAAAAACCGCTTGTCACAGCCGGTTTGTAGGATCCTGCGACAGCTTGCGTGTTGGTGATAAACACCTCGGCACGTATGATTCTTTGCAAACTTCTCCAGAATAGGCCGCTATGTCCTTGATAGTGCTATTGCTTCTGCCGTTCGTGGGCAGTTGCCTGGCAGCTGTGCTGCCGCACAACGCACGTAACGCCGAGTCCATTCTTGCCGGGCTCGTAGCCCTGGTCGGCACCGTCCAGGTAGCACTTCTGTACCCTCAGGTTGCCCATGGTGGCGTCATTCGCGAAGAGTTCCTGTGGCTGCCCAGCCTGGGAATGAACCTGGTGTTGCGCATGGACGGCTTTGCCTGGCTGTTCTCGTTGCTGGTACTGGGCATTGGCGCACTGGTATCGCTGTATGCCCGCTACTACATGTCACCGCAAGATCCGGTACCACGCTTCTTCGCGTTCTTCCTGGCCTTCATGGGCGCCATGCTCGGCCTGGTCATCTCCGGCAACCTGATCCAACTGGTGTTCTTCTGGGAACTGACCAGCCTGTTCTCCTTCCTGCTGATCGGCTACTGGCACCACCGCGCCGACGCCCGTCGCGGCGCCTATATGGCGCTGATGGTAACCGGTGCAGGCGGCTTGTGCCTGTTGGTAGGGGCCCTGCTGCTCGGCCATGTGGTCGGCAGCTATGACCTGGACAAGGTCCTGGCTGCCGGGCATATCATCCGCCAGCATGCGCTTTACCCGGTGCTGCTGCCCCTGATACTCATCGGCGCCCTGACCAAGAGCGCACAGTTTCCCTTCCAGTTCTGGCTGCCCCACGCCATGGCAGCGCCCACACCGGTGTCGGCCTATTTGCACTCTGCAACCATGGTCAAGGCCGGGGTGTTCCTGCTGGCACGCCTGTGGCCGGTACTTTCCGGTAGCGAGGAGTGGTTCTGGATCGTCGGCGGTGCCGGCGCCCTCACCCTGCTGCTCGGCGCTTTCGCCGCCATGTTCCAGAATGACCTCAAGGGCCTGCTGGCCTATTCGACCATCAGCCACCTGGGCCTGATTACCCTGCTGCTGGGCCTTAACAGCCCGCTGGCTGCCGTCGCCGCGGTATTCCACATTCTCAACCATGCCACCTTCAAGGCCTCGCTGTTCATGGCCGCCGGCATCATCGACCACGAGAGCGGCACCCGTGACATTCGCCGCCTCAGCGGCCTGATCCGCCTGGTGCCCTACACCGCGACCCTGGCCATGGTCGCCAGCGCGTCGATGGCCGGCGTGCCGCTGATGAACGGCTTCCTGTCGAAGGAAATGTTCTTCGCCGAAACGGTATTCATCAGTTCCACCGCCTGGGTCGAGGCCACGCTGCCGGTAATCGCCACCCTGGCCGGCACCTTCAGCGTGGCGTATGCCCTGCGTTTTACCGTCGATGTGTTCTTCGGGCCGACAGCCCAGGACCTGCCCCATACCCCGCACGAGCCGCCACGCTGGATGCGTGCTCCGGTGGAGCTGCTGGTGCTCACGTGCCTGGTAGTGGGCATCTTCCCCACCCAGTCGGTCGGCCCCCTGTTGGCCGCTGCGGCCCTGCCGGTGGTTGGCGGTACCCTGCCGGAATACAGCCTGGCCATCTGGCATGGCTGGAACGCGCCGATGATCATGAGCCTGGTCGCCATGAGCGGCGGCATCGTCCTGTACCTGTTGCTGCGCAAGCAACTGCGCCTGGGCCGCTTCCCCTACCCGCCCGTGATCGAGCGCTTCAATGGCAAGCGACTGTTCGAACACGGCCAGGTTCACCTGATGCTGCTGGCGCGTCGCATCGAGCGCGTGCTCACCACCCGCCGACTGCAGTCGCAGCTGTTCATGCTGGTATTCGCCGCGTTCCTCGCGGGCCTCACGCCTATGCTGTATAGCGGCCTGAGCTGGGGTGATCGCCCGAAGATTCCCGGTTCGGGCGTGTTCGTCGCCCTGTGGCTGATCGCCATTGCCTGCGCCATCGGCGCCGCCTATCAGGCCAAGTACCACCGCCTGGCGGCACTGATCATGGTCAGCGTCTGCGGCCTGATGACCTGCATCACTTTCGTCTGGTTCTCTGCGCCCGACCTGGCACTGACCCAGTTGGTGGTGGAAGTGGTCACCACCGTACTGATCCTGCTCGGCCTGCGCTGGCTGCCACGGCGTATCGAAGGCGTGTCGCCGCTGCCGGGTAGCCTGGAACGCGCGCGCCTGCGCCGCCTGCGCGACTTGCTGCTGGCCGTGCTGGTGGGTGGCGGCATGGCGGTGCTGTCGTACGCCATGCTGACCCGACCGACGCCCAACGACATTTCCTCGTTCTATTTGAGCCGCGCATTGCCTCAGGGCGGCGGCACCAATGTGGTCAATGTCATGCTGGTCGACTTCCGCGGCTTCGATACCCTCGGTGAAATCACCGTATTGGTGGCTGTGGCATTGACCGTGTTCGCCCTGCTACGGCGCTTCCGCCCTCCGAAAGAGAGCATGCAGTTGCCGGCGCAACAACGCCAGTTGGCGCCAGACGTGGTCACCGACCTGATCAACCCGCGGCATGCCACTGATACCGCGCTGGGCTTCATGATGGTGCCTGCAGCGTTGGTGCGCCTGCTGCTGCCGATCGCCTTGCTGGTGTCGATGTACCTGTTCATGCGCGGGCACAACCAGCCCGGTGGCGGGTTTGTCGCTGGCTTGGTCATGTCGGTGGCGTTCATCCTCCAGTACATGGTGGCCGGCACCCAGTGGGTCGAGGCACAGATGAGCCTGCGGCCGCTGCGCTGGATGGGTACCGGGCTGCTGTGCGCGACCCTGACCGGGGTCGGTGCCATGCTGCTGGGTTACCCGTTCCTCACCACCCATACCGCCCACTTGCACCTGCCGTTGCTGGGTGATGTGCACGTGGCCAGCGCGCTGTTCTTCGACATCGGCGTATACACCGTCGTGGTCGGCTCGACGTTGCTGATCCTCACAGCCCTGGCGCACCAGTCGGTGCGCGCCTATCGCCCGGGCAACCCGGCAAAAACCAGCCAAGCAGGAGCCGCCTGATGGAAGAAGTGATTGCAGTCGCCATCGGCGTGCTGGCTGCCTCCGGGGTGTGGCTGATCCTGCGCCCGCGTACCTACCAGGTGATCATGGGCCTGTGTCTGCTTTCGTACGGGGTCAACCTGTTCATCTTCAGCATGGGCAGCCTGTTCATCGGCAAGGAGCCAATCATCAAGGATGGCGTTACCCAGGACCTGCTGCATTACACCGACCCGCTGCCACAGGCACTGGTGCTCACCGCCATCGTCATCAGTTTCGCCATGACCGCGCTGTTCCTGGTGGTGCTGCTGGCCTCGCGCGGCCTGACCGGTACCGACCACGTGGATGGCCGGGAGCGTGACGAATGAGTGATCTGAGTCAACTGATTGTCGCCCCCATCCTGCTGCCGCTGATTACGGCGGCGATAATGTTGCTGCTGGGTGAAAAGCACAGGCACATCAAGGCCAGGCTGAACCTGCTGTCTACCTTCTCCGGCCTGGCAATCGCGGCCTGTCTGCTGCTGTGGGTGCGCACCCAGGGCCAGGCAGCGTCGATCGGCGTGTACCTGCCGGGCAACTGGCCGGCGCCATTCGGCATCGTGCTGGTGGTGGACCACCTGTCCGCGCTCTTGCTGACCCTGACCGGGGTCATCGGTTTCAGCGCGCTGCTATTTGCCCGTGCCCGCTGGGACGGTGCAGGGGCCAGCTTCCATGCGCTGTTCCAGATCCAGCTGATGGGGCTGTACGGCGCCTTCCTCACCGCCGACCTGTTCAACCTGTTCGTCTTCTTCGAAGTGCTGCTGGCCGCCTCCTATGGCCTGCTGCTGCATGGTTCGGGGCGTGCGCGGGTGCGCGCCGGCCTGCACTACATCGCTATCAACCTGTTCGCCTCGTCGCTGTTCCTGATCGGCGCAGCGATGCTGTATGGCGTGACCGGCACCCTGAACATGGCGGACCTGGCGCTGAAGATTCCACTGGTACCGGAGGCCGACCGTGGCCTGCTGCATGCCGGCGCGGCAATCCTGGCCATGGCCTTTCTGGTCAAGGCCGGTATCTGGCCGCTGAACTTCTGGCTGGTGCCAGCTTACGCGTCAGCCAGCGCGCCGGTGGCTGCACTGTTCGCCATCATGACCAAAGTCGGCCTGTACGCCGTGCTGCGCCTGTGGACGCTGCTGTTCTCCGGGCAGGCCGGGGCCTCGGCGCATTTCGGCGGCGAATGGCTGGTTTACGGCGGCCTGGTCACCCTGGCGGTGGCAGCGGTATCGATCCTGGCAGCTCAGCGCCTGGAGCGTATGGCGGCACTCAGTATCCTGGTTTCGGCCGGCACGCTGCT encodes:
- a CDS encoding antibiotic biosynthesis monooxygenase gives rise to the protein MLATPHALWFTQMIEYEVPSMYQQALAQALVERSEALAARCEGLQGVSIQASDDGCRVLQYLQWQSRQAWAAAAVHFVEESFLDLLGQHQARGVNFAAYQALRSLVRGDDGVLHCQMGGPQAYQGA
- a CDS encoding alpha/beta hydrolase family protein, whose product is MAIQSETVELQVENDRIAGTLVSPGTKMPGILFVHGWGGSQQRDLARARHITGLGCVCMTFDLRGHEKTESQRLTVTREQNLQDLLVAYDRLVSHPAVDSSAIAIIGSSYGGYLATLLTRERPVRWLALRVPAMYWDDEWGSPKQTLDRQRLNAYRQRPLGPTDNRALAACAEFGGDVLLVESEQDDYVPHSTLMNYRSAFVNAHSLTHRIVDGADHALSSEQSQKAYSSLLAAWISEMVIGARLDRYPHYAPWYA
- a CDS encoding cysteine hydrolase family protein; this encodes MSKQALIIIDIQNDYFPGGKWPLDGVDQAADNAARLLAAARQRGDLVVHVRHEFDTADAPFFAPGSQGAAIHAKVEPLPGEPVVLKHKVNAFLGTDLEHTLDRHGVEALTIVGSMSHMCIDAATRAAADLGYQVTVAHDACATLPLAFDGKQVPAAHVHDSAMAALAFAYANVVKTDELLKS
- a CDS encoding monovalent cation/H+ antiporter subunit A, which gives rise to MSLIVLLLLPFVGSCLAAVLPHNARNAESILAGLVALVGTVQVALLYPQVAHGGVIREEFLWLPSLGMNLVLRMDGFAWLFSLLVLGIGALVSLYARYYMSPQDPVPRFFAFFLAFMGAMLGLVISGNLIQLVFFWELTSLFSFLLIGYWHHRADARRGAYMALMVTGAGGLCLLVGALLLGHVVGSYDLDKVLAAGHIIRQHALYPVLLPLILIGALTKSAQFPFQFWLPHAMAAPTPVSAYLHSATMVKAGVFLLARLWPVLSGSEEWFWIVGGAGALTLLLGAFAAMFQNDLKGLLAYSTISHLGLITLLLGLNSPLAAVAAVFHILNHATFKASLFMAAGIIDHESGTRDIRRLSGLIRLVPYTATLAMVASASMAGVPLMNGFLSKEMFFAETVFISSTAWVEATLPVIATLAGTFSVAYALRFTVDVFFGPTAQDLPHTPHEPPRWMRAPVELLVLTCLVVGIFPTQSVGPLLAAAALPVVGGTLPEYSLAIWHGWNAPMIMSLVAMSGGIVLYLLLRKQLRLGRFPYPPVIERFNGKRLFEHGQVHLMLLARRIERVLTTRRLQSQLFMLVFAAFLAGLTPMLYSGLSWGDRPKIPGSGVFVALWLIAIACAIGAAYQAKYHRLAALIMVSVCGLMTCITFVWFSAPDLALTQLVVEVVTTVLILLGLRWLPRRIEGVSPLPGSLERARLRRLRDLLLAVLVGGGMAVLSYAMLTRPTPNDISSFYLSRALPQGGGTNVVNVMLVDFRGFDTLGEITVLVAVALTVFALLRRFRPPKESMQLPAQQRQLAPDVVTDLINPRHATDTALGFMMVPAALVRLLLPIALLVSMYLFMRGHNQPGGGFVAGLVMSVAFILQYMVAGTQWVEAQMSLRPLRWMGTGLLCATLTGVGAMLLGYPFLTTHTAHLHLPLLGDVHVASALFFDIGVYTVVVGSTLLILTALAHQSVRAYRPGNPAKTSQAGAA
- a CDS encoding monovalent cation/H+ antiporter subunit D, whose translation is MSDLSQLIVAPILLPLITAAIMLLLGEKHRHIKARLNLLSTFSGLAIAACLLLWVRTQGQAASIGVYLPGNWPAPFGIVLVVDHLSALLLTLTGVIGFSALLFARARWDGAGASFHALFQIQLMGLYGAFLTADLFNLFVFFEVLLAASYGLLLHGSGRARVRAGLHYIAINLFASSLFLIGAAMLYGVTGTLNMADLALKIPLVPEADRGLLHAGAAILAMAFLVKAGIWPLNFWLVPAYASASAPVAALFAIMTKVGLYAVLRLWTLLFSGQAGASAHFGGEWLVYGGLVTLAVAAVSILAAQRLERMAALSILVSAGTLLGAVGFAQAALTGAALFYLVNSTLALCALFLLAELVERSRSANEAPLDEEEDAMPPPLESLHPPKGINLDDEQQVVIGQIIPWTMAFLGLSFIACALLIIGMPPLSGFVGKLNLISALFNPLGLGVPAEQPLSAAGWGLVALLILSGLASLIAFGRVGIQRFWKPEERPSPVLRRYECLPIVILLGLCLILSFKAEPLLRYTQDTAASLQAPDAYIKAVMAAQPIPGPTSRDVQVQP
- a CDS encoding GlxA family transcriptional regulator: MRAKTDTGANLDIGLLLYPGVQRAAVHGLADLFLVANRVAAELGAVELPHIRVSCWQADETGQLLPASDNSAVTVPGLRVLIIPPSLESAPQAELLERHRAPLCLLHGRGTVLASVCIGVFFIAASGLLDGRPACTHWNYVHALAQRFPRVRVEAQQPLLDDGDIVTSAGLMAWTDLGLRLLERFLGTTVAQETARYLAVDPVAAPLPGAVFNPRLDHGDEAVLKVQHWLQGNGGQDADLATMAACAGLEARTFLRRFRAATGLRPTEYCQQVRVGRACRLLEFTRRTVEQIAWGVGYQDPGAFRKVFQRVIGLTPSDYRRRFAVSGQGL
- a CDS encoding helix-turn-helix domain-containing protein; the protein is MHKDSSHRASVLQHVSLNVRSLRNAAGLSQAALAERSGVSRRMLVAIEAGEKNVSLTTLDLIAEALGVAFSTLIQAPDLRDPGRIEELAWAGEHPQSRAVLLGTSPARREVELWEWTLAPGECYHSEADAEGWSEQIYVIDGQLTLIIEEVEHRLQVGQFHVFPSNCRYAYRNDGVVAVRFVRNVAI
- a CDS encoding DMT family transporter, whose translation is MNQPSSKPTPAVTFRLSKAELVLVFITMLWGGTFLLVHNVMTVSGPMFFVGLRFAAAALFVGVVSARALPGLTFTELKAGMLIGVSIMLGYGLQTMGLQTISSSQSAFITALYVPFVPLLQWLVLGRRPGLMPSMGICLAFIGLMLLAGPEGGSLRFSEGELVTLISAVAIAGEIILISRYAGQVDVRRVTVVQLATASLLAFLMIVPTQERIPDFSWLLLASAVGLGAMSAVIQVAMNWAQKSVSPTRATLIYAGEPVWAGIVGRLAGERLPGVALLGGLLIVVAVVVSELKVRRPRETVETRDVQNPGERQAGL
- a CDS encoding Na+/H+ antiporter subunit C, which codes for MEEVIAVAIGVLAASGVWLILRPRTYQVIMGLCLLSYGVNLFIFSMGSLFIGKEPIIKDGVTQDLLHYTDPLPQALVLTAIVISFAMTALFLVVLLASRGLTGTDHVDGRERDE